Proteins encoded in a region of the Antedon mediterranea chromosome 2, ecAntMedi1.1, whole genome shotgun sequence genome:
- the LOC140040976 gene encoding galactosylceramide sulfotransferase-like, whose protein sequence is MKQKLFWIGLLITIIFYMLISLHLNHPGHNQECQERSQPGSQPILKLEEEINRLVKIINENVPPQEKNQNSPNSNRCKPRTSILFQKTHKCASSTLQNILLRFGDKRNLTFALPNENAFYYRHVFDYTRRFKREFVMHIPGIQQYDIFCHHAVFNKQEMQAVMATDTSFVSIVRSPVKNFESTFDYYGSSHKLGLDQYDNPLMEFIRRAENDPSNINYTYGPNKCPMMHDFGLTRMRDKFNEDKIKQRITSLDQDIDLVLISDYFDESMILLKDLMCWDYDDIVYLPKVVRNKQRIRELTEPEKHRIRKWNKGDVLLFDHFNRTFWRRVQAFGNERMEKELEIFKQRKQFWEEKCTDKRVDGRLFRDFQFKRDAFGQMDLACRRLGWWEQPYTEYIRQKQLDLAVNPH, encoded by the exons ATGAAACAAAAGCTTTTTTGGATTGGGTTGTTAATCACCATTATCTTCTATATGTTAATATCGTTACATCTAAACCACCCTGGACACAACCAGGAATGCCAAGAAAG GTCACAGCCGGGGTCACAGCCAATACTAAAGTTAGAAGAAGAAATTAATCGACTTGTTaagattataaatgaaaat GTACCGCCGCAAGAAAAGAATCAGAACTCCCCTAACAGTAACAGATGTAAACCTAGGACAAGCATACTATTTCAAAAGACGCACAAATGCGCCAGTTCTACGTTGCAAAATATACTACTGCGTTTCGGTGATAAACGCAATTTAACGTTCGCACTTCCAAACGAAAACGCGTTTTACTACCGACACGTCTTCGACTACACGCGCCGGTTCAAACGCGAGTTTGTGATGCACATACCTGGTATACAGCAGTACGATATATTTTGCCATCATGCTGTCTTCAATAAACAAG AAATGCAAGCTGTCATGGCAACAGATACATCATTTGTTTCTATTGTGCGATCTCCAGTTAAGAATTTCGAATCCACTTTCGATTACTACGGGTCCAGTCACAAACTTGGGCTTGACCAGTATGATAATCCGCTAATGGAGTTCATAAGACGAGCCGAGAACGATCCATCCAACATCAACTATACGTACGGTCCGAATAAATGTCCCATGATGCACGATTTTGGGTTAACACGCATGCGTGATAAATTCAACGAAGATAAGATTAAACAGAGGATAACGTCACTGGATCAGGATATCGATTTAGTATTAATATCGGATTATTTTGATGAATCTATGATTTTGCTTAAAGATTTAATGTGTTGGGATTACGACGATATTGTGTATTTACCAAAAGTCGTACGAAATAAACAGAGAATACGAGAATTAACCGAACCTGAAAAACATCGGATTCGGAAATGGAATAAAGGAGACGTGCTCCTATTCGATCATTTTAATCGGACGTTTTGGAGGCGTGTGCAAGCATTCGGCAACGAACGCATGGAAAAAGAGTTGGAGATATTTAAACAACGAAAACAATTTTGGGAAGAAAAATGCACAGATAAAAGAGTCGATGGACGATTATTTCGCGATTTTCAATTCAAGAGAGATGCATTTGGACAAATGGATTTAGCGTGCCGCCGGTTAGGATGGTGGGAGCAGCCGTATACAGAATATATTAGACAAAAGCAACTTGATTTAGCAGTTAATCCGCATTGA
- the LOC140039437 gene encoding galactosylceramide sulfotransferase-like, with protein MATLAYYYRNVLLVSLFITGCSWILWSKSPFDDDRSILNRLWEYSAPNVSVARLQAEAQSSTHHTTYRPGPSSNEQGTHSFSSTDQVIRGFSINAGQGTHDSNTTGVTHIFSTADQVTHGSNTADQGTHGSNPADQGTHGSNTTGQITPTLTDQTTPKGINTQRVLAEYVTEKCTPRKNIAFLKTHKCGSSTMQNILLRYGDQHNLTFALPKIGNNQYDHMYTLSRPLITEFVEELPVPRYNMLCHHCIYNETAFKNIVYDGALIMTVIRSPVRVFESTFSYFGYAKHLDLLNYTNPLLEFINRAEKADPSNAKYVKKRNPMLNAFGLKDKGNESVIDSIINNVKSSMQFAVITDHFDESLIILKERLCWDFDDIVYFPQLVRKNESRNIIDDSLADRIKKWNFGDVKLFDYFNQSLWREIEEFGRDRMRKELKQFRERKEFWKEKCTNGINISRYFVGVKSNGKMEEGSPCWRMTRLEVFYTRYIRQKQRVMFNITTIDN; from the exons tattttaaatcGACTTTGGGAATATTCAGCGCCGAATGTCTCGGTTGCAAGATTACAAGCGGAGGCACAAAGTTCAACACACCATACAACGTACAGGCCAGGTCCTAGCTCTAATGAACAAGGCACACACAGCTTCAGTTCTACTGACCAAGTGATACGCGGCTTCAGCATCAATGCTGGTCAAGGCACACATGACTCAAATACTACTGGAGTCACACACATCTTCAGCACTGCTGACCAAGTAACACACGGTTCCAACACTGCTGACCAAGGCACACACGGTTCCAACCCTGCTGACCAAGGCACACACGGTTCCAACACTACTGGCCAAATCACACCAACCTTAACTGACCAAACAACACCAAAAGGCATTAACACCCAGCGTGTTTTGGCAGAGtatgtgacagaaaaatgtACACCAAGAAAGAACATCGCATTTCTTAAAACTCACAAATGTGGAAGCTCTACCATGCAAAACATACTTCTGCGATATGGTGACCAACACAACTTGACGTTTGCTCTTCCAAAAATTGGCAACAATCAATACGACCACATGTACACCCTGAGCAGACCACTGATAACGGAATTTGTTGAAGAGTTGCCTGTTCCAAGATATAATATGCTATGTCACCACTGTATATACAACGAAACAG CATTTAAGAACATTGTGTACGATGGCGCCCTCATTATGACGGTTATTCGAAGTCCGGTTCGAGTGTTTGAGTCAACGTTTTCATACTTCGGATATGCAAAGCATTTGGACCTACTCAACTACACCAACCCTTTACTAGAGTTCATAAACAGAGCCGAGAAAGCAGACCCATCAAATGCGAAATATGTTAAGAAACGAAACCCAATGTTAAATGCATTTGGGCTGAAAGACAAAGGAAACGAATCAGTGATAGATTCAATAATTAACAATGTTAAATCGTCAATGCAATTTGCAGTCATTACGGATCATTTTGACGAGTCcttgattattttaaaagaaagatTATGTTGGGATTTTGACGATATTGTTTATTTTCCTCAACTTGTTCGTAAAAACGAAAGTAGAAACATCATTGATGATAGTTTAGCTGATCGaataaaaaaatggaatttcgGTGACGTAAAACTATTCGATTATTTCAACCAATCTTTGTGGCGGGAAATAGAGGAATTCGGACGAGATCGAATGCGGAAAGAATTAAAACAATTCAGAGAAAGAAAAGAGTTTTGGAAAGAAAAATGTACAAATGGCATTAATATCTCCCGTTATTTTGTTGGTGTAAAATCAAATGGTAAAATGGAAGAAGGATCGCCATGCTGGAGAATGACTAGACTGGAAGTGTTTTATACGAGATACATACGTCAAAAACAACGTGTAATGTTCAATATTACTACTATAGATAATTAA